The Kineococcus rhizosphaerae DNA window CACGTCCGCAAGGCCATGCTCGGCGTCATCCTCGACCGCACCGTGGGCGACCTGCACCTGCCCGACTCCGTGCGCATCCTGGCCGCAGCCAACCCGGCCAGCATCGCCGTGGACGGCGACGACCTCGACGCCCCCCTGGCCAACCGGTTCCTGCACCTGGACTACGCCCCCAGCACCGACGCCTGGATCGAGGGCATGACCGCTGGCTGGCGCATCCCGGCCCTGGACGGCCTGATCGAACCGACCCCTGCGCGCCGCACCGTCGCGGGTGCGCAGGTCGCCGCGTTCATCCGCACCCGCCCCGATCTGCTGCACGTCGTGCCCGCCAACGCCGCCAAGGCCGCTGGCCCCTGGCCCTCCCGGCGCACCTGGGCCATGAGCGCCGCCGTCCTGGCCGGTCTGACCCCGTGCGCCTCCGACCCCACCGGGGAGGAAGCCGAGTGGCTGGCCGTCTCGGGCCTGGTCGGAGAAGGCGCCGCCTCGGAGTTCCTCACCTGGCGGCGGGCCAACGACCTGCCCGACCCCCACGACGTGCTCGCCGCCCCCGGGGACGTGGACTGGGCCAACCTGGAACCTTCGCGCGCCTGGGCGGTCCTGGCCGGGGTCGTCGCCCTGTGCACCGGACGGCGCACCATCGCCGCCTGGCGCGAGGCCTGGGCACCCCTGGGACACGCAGCCAAGGCCGGTCGCGGCGACGTCGCGGCGGCGCTCGCGGTGTCACTGATGCGCGCTCGCCCGGCTGGGGCGACGCCGCCGAGTTCGGCCAAGGGCTTCATGCAGGTCCTCACCGACGCTGGACTGCTGCCCACGCAGAGCACCCCCGCGAGCGCCCCCGCGACCGCTACGGACCCGGCCAACGCCCCGGCCAGCACGGTGAGCGCTGCTGCGGGCGCGACTGAGGACGCGGCGTGAGCGCGGCCCTGGGCACCGACGTGAACACCGACGCAGACACCGACGCGGACACCGACGCGGACACCGACGCGGACACCGACGCGGACAGCACCGCGACGGCAGGCACGCAGGTGCACGTCCGCCCGCTGAGCGAGGCTGAGCACCGTCTGCTGGTGGCTGCTCGCACGCGGGCGCTGCAGGACTGCCCGTACTACGCCCACGCCCTGTTCGCGACCATCCCCTACGCCGCTGAGGGGCTGGGGACGTTCGCCGTCGACGGATCGTGGCGCATGTACCTGGACCCGGCCGTGCTGGCGCAGTGGGGGCCGGCTGTGGCCGGTGGAGTCTTGAACCACGAGGTCAGTCACCTCCTGCGCGACCACGCGGGCCGGGGTCAGGCGCTGGGTCCTGAGCGCAACCACGAGGTGTGGAACTACGCCACCGACGCCGCGATCAACGACGACCTGCTCGCCGCAGGGGTGCTGCTGCCCGAAGGGGTCGTGACCCCCACCGCCCTCGGGCTGGCCAGCGCGGGGATCGAGGAAACCTACTACCGCGCCCTCATGCGCGACGGCGCGCCGAACACCACGCCGGACGAGGGGCAGTCCTCGACCGAGTCCGGTGCTGACTCCGGCTCCGACTCCGGCTCCGGCTGCGGCTGCGGCTCCGGCTGCGGCTGCGGCTCCGGCTCCGGCTCCGGCTCCGATGCTGACTCGGGCGGTGGCTGCGGCTCGGGCGGTGGCTGCGGCTCGGGCGGTGGCTGCGGCTCGGGTGCAGGCGACGAACCCGCCTCCTGGGAGCTTCCGGCCGCCGTTGCTGGGGCCGGTGCTGCGGCCACTGAAGCAGGCGCTGAGGCGGGTACGGCAGCCAACGCCGCGCCGGTCGTGGGCCATGCCCGCGCTCGCGTGATCCGCCGCACGGTGGCCCACCAGGTGCGCGAGCACAGCGCACGCGCCGGGGCCGGTCGCGGGACCGTGCCTGCGGGCCTGCGCCGCTGGGCCGAGCAGGAGCTGAGCGAACCGGTCGTGGACTGGCGGCGGGTCCTGTCGGCCACGGTGCGCCGCGCGCTGGCCTACCGCGCCGGTCAGACGCAGCCGACCTACACGCGCCTTCCCCGCCACCGCCTGCCCGGGATCGTGACCCCCGGCGCGCGCCGTCCGCAGGTGAGCGCTGCGATCGTGCTGGACACCTCCGCCTCGGTGGGGCCGCACCTGCTGCGCGCCGCCGTGGCCGAGGTCCGCGGAGTCGTCAAGGCCTGCGGGGTGTCCGATCGGGGCCTGGCGGTCCTGGCCTGTGACGCGCAGGTCGCGGCCACCACCCGCGTTCGCCGCCTGGCCACGCTGGGCCAGGACGTGCAGATCGTCGGCGGCGGCGGAACCGACATGCGCGTCGGTATCGCCGCCGCTGAGGCCCTGCGCCCGCGTCCGGACGTCATCGTGGTCTTGACCGACGGGGGTACGCCCTGGCCCCAGGTTCCGAGCCGCTCGCGGCTGATCGTCGGGCTGCTGGGCGAGGACGAGAACTCCCCGCTGATGTCCTCAACGCCCCCATGGGCGCAGACGCTCGCGATCCCCGTCTCCTGAGCTTGCGCCTGACCTCGCGACGGCCCCGGCGACCGGTCGCGTGACCGGTCGCCGGATCTGAGGTTCCCGCACCGGACGGTCGCACGGACTCACCGTGCGACCCTCCGCCAGCGGTTGACTGCCGGCCCCGCAAACTCACACCTAAACACTATTGCCCTCACTACAGATTGACGTTAGAGTTCGAGCATGGAGGACGACGCAGACACCAACGACGGACCGCCGATTGACGCCGAACTCCTCGACTACGCCGCAACCCTTCTCGTCGGCACTGGCGTGACGATCGACACCATCCTGAGCCTGCCCCTGGGAGCCACGCCGCCGCCCACCGCAACGCACCCGGCAGCGGACCCGACAGTGGACCCGGCACAGGCCCCCGAACCGCTTCCGGCCCTGTGGGCAGGTTGGTCCGCCGCCGCACGACACGGCGCACCGACCGGGACCACCCCTCTCCCCCCTCTCGACCCCGCCGCAGCGCATCCTGCCGCCACCCGCCGAAACGGAGACGACACGTGAGTACCGAGCACTACGACCTCGCCGCGCGACTGCGCGCGGCCAGCACCGGTCACGTCGTCGCCCGCTCCACCTACGCTCCCCTCCTGCCCGCCCGCCGCGCCGTGGCCGCTGAGGTTCACACCGGTCCCGGCGGGGCGCTGACCCTCACCGTCACCGAGCGCGTCGCAGACACGCCCACCACCACCGCCACGACCACCGCCACGAGCGACGCCGCCGTGCGCACTGCCACCGGCCACGGCCCCGACGCCCTCTCGGCGCTCGCGGCCCTAGGGATCGGGGAAACCGTCGACCTGTCCGCGTACACCGCAGGCTCGGGACCGTCGGGGGGCGCGACCGTCAGGACGTCGTCCACGACGTCATCGGCGGGGGCGAGCGCGCAGGACGTGTCCGAACCGTTCCGGACGCTGGTGGTGGCCGATGCGGCCACCTTGGGCCGTCTGCAGCGGGTACTGACGGCGACG harbors:
- a CDS encoding vWA domain-containing protein, producing the protein MSAALGTDVNTDADTDADTDADTDADTDADSTATAGTQVHVRPLSEAEHRLLVAARTRALQDCPYYAHALFATIPYAAEGLGTFAVDGSWRMYLDPAVLAQWGPAVAGGVLNHEVSHLLRDHAGRGQALGPERNHEVWNYATDAAINDDLLAAGVLLPEGVVTPTALGLASAGIEETYYRALMRDGAPNTTPDEGQSSTESGADSGSDSGSGCGCGSGCGCGSGSGSGSDADSGGGCGSGGGCGSGGGCGSGAGDEPASWELPAAVAGAGAAATEAGAEAGTAANAAPVVGHARARVIRRTVAHQVREHSARAGAGRGTVPAGLRRWAEQELSEPVVDWRRVLSATVRRALAYRAGQTQPTYTRLPRHRLPGIVTPGARRPQVSAAIVLDTSASVGPHLLRAAVAEVRGVVKACGVSDRGLAVLACDAQVAATTRVRRLATLGQDVQIVGGGGTDMRVGIAAAEALRPRPDVIVVLTDGGTPWPQVPSRSRLIVGLLGEDENSPLMSSTPPWAQTLAIPVS